One genomic window of Luteitalea pratensis includes the following:
- a CDS encoding glycosyltransferase family 4 protein, giving the protein MRVAIDIRKLRDYGIGTYVRNIVSCLARLDTENEYLLISRPDDLDFTRSFGPNVRGVVSTAGNYSVREQFSIPSIVRRERVDVFHAPHYVLPPLVTCPSVVTIHDCIHLMFPQYLPSRFAYTYARAFMWTATHRSSHVLTVSEASKRDILRLYRIPAEKITVAYNAIDERFNREPVDEDIARAKERFQLHDPFVLYVGNIRPHKNIERLIEAFALVRTGALANTKLLIIGDEISKYPTLRRAVHQGKLHKHVRFLGFVGDQTLAALYRLATVFAFPSLYEGFGLPPLEAMASGTPVVTSNVSSLPEVVGDAAILVDPREPTAIAHGLRRALLDPVLRAQMRERGLARARHYSWERTSETILRIYRETAAGR; this is encoded by the coding sequence ATGCGTGTGGCCATCGACATCCGGAAGTTGCGGGACTACGGCATCGGCACGTACGTCCGCAACATCGTGTCGTGTCTCGCCCGCCTCGACACCGAGAACGAGTACCTGTTGATCAGCCGCCCGGACGACCTGGACTTCACCAGGTCGTTCGGCCCGAATGTCCGCGGCGTCGTCAGCACGGCCGGCAACTACTCGGTGCGCGAGCAGTTCTCGATTCCCTCGATCGTGCGCCGGGAGCGTGTGGACGTGTTCCACGCGCCCCACTACGTACTGCCACCGCTCGTGACGTGCCCGTCGGTCGTGACCATCCACGACTGCATCCACCTGATGTTTCCGCAGTACCTGCCGAGCCGATTCGCCTACACCTACGCGCGCGCGTTCATGTGGACGGCGACTCACCGCTCGTCGCACGTGCTGACCGTGTCGGAAGCCTCCAAGCGCGACATCCTGCGCCTCTACCGCATCCCGGCCGAGAAGATCACGGTCGCCTACAACGCCATCGACGAGCGGTTCAACCGCGAGCCGGTCGATGAAGACATCGCCCGGGCCAAGGAGCGGTTCCAGCTCCACGATCCGTTCGTGCTGTATGTCGGCAACATCCGGCCCCACAAGAACATCGAGCGGTTGATCGAGGCCTTCGCGCTCGTCCGGACCGGGGCGCTCGCCAACACCAAGTTGCTGATCATCGGCGACGAGATCAGCAAGTACCCGACGCTGCGCCGCGCCGTGCACCAGGGGAAATTGCACAAGCACGTGCGGTTCCTTGGATTCGTGGGCGACCAGACCCTGGCGGCGCTGTACCGGCTCGCCACCGTGTTCGCGTTCCCGTCGCTCTACGAGGGTTTCGGCCTGCCGCCGCTCGAGGCGATGGCGAGCGGCACACCGGTCGTGACCTCCAACGTGTCGTCGCTGCCCGAGGTGGTCGGCGATGCAGCCATCCTCGTGGACCCGCGCGAACCGACGGCTATCGCGCACGGCCTGCGCCGGGCCCTGCTCGACCCGGTGCTCAGGGCGCAGATGCGCGAGCGCGGCCTGGCGAGAGCCCGACACTACTCCTGGGAACGCACCTCGGAGACCATCCTGCGGATCTACCGCGAAACCGCGGCGGGGCGATAG
- a CDS encoding glycosyltransferase family 4 protein — protein sequence MRIGVDARELGGRPTGVGRYLRELLVRWQSDAACGGHELVMFTPRPGQDIWTTPKGRGARLSWHLVPGAGGTLWQQRDLARAAGAARLDVLFSPAYTAPLLVSIPSVVAQHDVSFAAHPEWYAWRHGLRLRWLARWSGRRAHTVLTLTQFSADQIEHYLGVARQRIRVIPLAVDYHDAASHAATAAPATPVVLFVGSIFERRHLPTLIEGVALARQTIPDLRLYVIGENRTEPRQDLEAIARACGAAEALHVRDYVPDAELEAAYASAGVFAFLSEYEGFGLTPLEAMRHRIPTVVLDTPVAREVYGGGARYVPAGDVNAVATALVELLRDPARRASQIAAGDAAVGRYRWHDAAAATWEALMAAGEPRP from the coding sequence ATGCGGATCGGCGTCGACGCGCGTGAACTCGGGGGCCGACCAACCGGGGTCGGCCGTTACCTGCGCGAGCTGCTGGTGCGATGGCAGTCCGACGCCGCGTGCGGCGGCCACGAACTGGTGATGTTCACGCCGCGCCCTGGCCAGGACATATGGACGACGCCGAAGGGACGCGGTGCCCGCTTGTCCTGGCACCTGGTCCCCGGTGCCGGCGGCACGCTCTGGCAACAACGCGATCTCGCGCGCGCCGCGGGCGCCGCCCGCCTCGACGTGCTCTTCTCGCCCGCCTACACGGCGCCGCTGCTGGTGTCGATACCCAGCGTGGTGGCCCAGCACGACGTGTCGTTCGCGGCCCACCCGGAGTGGTACGCCTGGCGTCACGGTCTGCGCCTGCGCTGGCTCGCGCGTTGGTCCGGCCGACGGGCGCATACCGTGCTCACGCTCACGCAGTTCTCGGCCGACCAGATCGAGCACTACCTCGGCGTCGCGCGGCAACGCATCCGCGTGATTCCCCTCGCCGTGGACTACCACGATGCCGCGTCCCATGCGGCAACGGCCGCGCCAGCCACGCCGGTGGTGCTGTTTGTCGGCTCGATCTTCGAGCGTCGCCATCTTCCGACCCTAATCGAAGGCGTGGCACTCGCGCGGCAAACCATTCCCGACCTGCGCCTGTACGTCATCGGCGAGAACCGCACCGAGCCGCGGCAGGACCTCGAGGCCATTGCCCGCGCCTGCGGGGCCGCCGAGGCCCTGCACGTGCGCGACTATGTCCCGGACGCCGAACTCGAGGCGGCTTACGCCAGCGCCGGCGTCTTCGCGTTCCTCTCGGAATACGAGGGATTCGGCCTGACGCCGCTCGAGGCGATGCGTCACCGGATTCCGACCGTCGTGCTCGACACGCCCGTGGCCCGCGAGGTGTATGGCGGAGGCGCGCGCTACGTGCCGGCTGGCGACGTGAACGCGGTCGCGACGGCGCTCGTCGAGTTGCTGCGCGATCCGGCTCGTCGTGCGAGCCAGATCGCCGCCGGTGACGCCGCCGTCGGCCGGTACCGCTGGCACGACGCGGCGGCGGCCACGTGGGAGGCGCTCATGGCCGCTGGGGAGCCTCGCCCGTGA
- a CDS encoding CDP-alcohol phosphatidyltransferase family protein → MLTFANQLTLLRMLLIPVFAILLMYGQLGGALAVFTIASVTDILDGYFARRSGHPTTLGAWLDPVADKLLLLTMFIVLTLPLPHLTHRIPLWLTVVVFSRDLGIVLTVSIVNLALGPRTFYPSIWGKLATATFAATGVVTLLFNWLEMPSPIPRVFFAASLAITVFSALHYLFTAQRPKTKPS, encoded by the coding sequence GTGCTGACGTTCGCAAATCAGCTGACGCTGCTGCGGATGTTGCTGATTCCGGTGTTTGCCATCCTGTTGATGTACGGGCAGCTCGGCGGCGCGCTTGCCGTCTTCACGATCGCCTCGGTCACCGACATCCTGGACGGGTACTTCGCGCGGCGATCCGGCCATCCGACCACGCTCGGCGCCTGGCTCGATCCGGTCGCGGACAAGCTGCTGCTGCTCACGATGTTCATCGTGCTCACGCTGCCGCTGCCGCACCTGACGCACCGCATCCCGCTGTGGCTCACGGTGGTGGTGTTCAGTCGTGACCTCGGCATCGTGCTCACGGTGTCGATCGTGAACCTGGCGCTCGGGCCGCGCACCTTCTACCCGTCGATCTGGGGGAAGCTGGCCACCGCGACGTTCGCGGCGACGGGTGTCGTCACCCTGCTGTTCAACTGGCTGGAGATGCCCTCGCCGATCCCGCGCGTCTTCTTCGCGGCATCGCTGGCGATTACCGTCTTCAGCGCGTTGCACTACCTCTTCACCGCGCAACGGCCGAAGACCAAACCGTCATAG
- a CDS encoding glycosyltransferase family 4 protein, whose product MRVLLDYRPALRARTGVGEYVHRTTLALAATAPAGHSVAVFSSSWKDRLHAPGPGIESRDAPVPVRVLNWAWHRLEWPPIEWLAGDVDLAHSPTPLLLPAARAAQVVTIHDLFFLDHPRDTAAEIQRDYPSLVGAHARRADLVVTVSNTVAGQVADRLGVDPSRVVTCHNGAPGWTTRAHVPADGPVICVGTLEPRKNIAGLLDAWTHLIDGGCRVPLLLAGSAPSSAAPLLDRLTHPPLAGVVGHVGYLEEGDRRAFYERARLLVLPSFDEGFGIPAVEAMAAGVPVVVSRRGALPEVCGDAAVYVDPDDPRAMAAAIAAVLSDPVRLEDLRQRGAARARQFSWIASAERLWQAYADAVDRRSRR is encoded by the coding sequence GTGAGGGTGCTGCTGGACTATCGACCCGCCCTGCGCGCGCGGACCGGCGTCGGTGAGTACGTGCACCGGACGACGCTCGCGCTGGCCGCAACCGCTCCGGCGGGGCACAGCGTGGCGGTCTTCTCGAGCAGCTGGAAGGACCGCCTGCACGCGCCGGGGCCCGGGATCGAGAGTCGTGACGCCCCTGTCCCGGTGCGGGTGCTGAACTGGGCGTGGCATCGCCTCGAGTGGCCGCCCATCGAGTGGCTGGCCGGCGATGTCGACCTCGCGCACTCCCCCACGCCCCTGCTGCTGCCCGCCGCGCGCGCCGCCCAGGTGGTCACGATCCACGACCTGTTCTTCCTCGATCATCCGCGCGACACCGCCGCCGAGATCCAGCGCGACTACCCGTCGCTGGTCGGCGCGCACGCCAGACGCGCCGACCTGGTCGTCACCGTGTCGAACACCGTTGCGGGGCAGGTCGCGGACCGGCTCGGCGTCGATCCGTCACGCGTGGTCACCTGCCACAACGGCGCGCCCGGGTGGACCACCCGCGCACATGTACCTGCGGACGGGCCGGTCATCTGCGTCGGGACGCTCGAGCCGCGCAAGAACATCGCCGGGCTGCTGGATGCCTGGACACACCTGATCGACGGCGGATGCAGGGTGCCCCTGTTGCTGGCTGGAAGCGCACCGTCGTCGGCTGCGCCACTGCTCGATCGGTTGACGCATCCACCGCTGGCCGGCGTCGTCGGTCATGTCGGCTACCTCGAAGAGGGTGACCGCCGCGCATTCTACGAGCGCGCACGCCTGCTGGTGCTGCCCTCCTTCGACGAGGGCTTCGGGATCCCCGCGGTCGAGGCGATGGCGGCCGGCGTGCCAGTCGTCGTGTCGCGTCGCGGTGCGCTGCCAGAGGTCTGTGGCGATGCGGCCGTGTACGTGGACCCCGACGACCCGCGCGCGATGGCCGCGGCGATCGCCGCCGTGCTGTCTGATCCGGTGCGACTCGAGGACCTGCGGCAGCGAGGCGCCGCACGCGCACGACAGTTCTCGTGGATCGCGTCGGCCGAGCGGCTGTGGCAGGCCTACGCCGACGCGGTCGATCGCCGGAGCCGACGGTGA
- a CDS encoding UDP-glucuronic acid decarboxylase family protein, whose amino-acid sequence MPRVVITGAAGFIGSHLAETLLDRGYSVVGIDNLLTGDTANIAHLANRDFMFIKHDVTNYIYIDGPVDAVLHWASPASPIDYLELPIPTLKVGALGTHKALGLAKEKKARFVIASTSEVYGDPLEHPQKETYWGNVNPVGPRGVYDEAKRFAEAMTMAYHRYHGVDAKIVRIFNTYGPRMRVNDGRSVPAFMSQALRNEHVTIFGDGSQTRSFCYVTDLVDGILRLMDSATNEPVNIGNPHELTIKQIAETIIRMTGSTSQLVYRPLPEDDPKVRRPDITKARTLLGWEPKVSLEDGLTRTIEYFRKKVLG is encoded by the coding sequence ATGCCACGCGTGGTCATCACCGGAGCCGCCGGCTTCATCGGCTCCCATCTCGCTGAAACCTTGCTCGATCGCGGTTATTCGGTCGTCGGCATCGACAACCTGCTGACAGGCGACACGGCCAACATCGCCCACCTCGCCAACCGCGATTTCATGTTCATCAAGCACGACGTCACCAACTACATCTACATCGACGGTCCGGTGGACGCGGTGCTGCACTGGGCGAGTCCGGCAAGCCCGATCGACTACCTCGAACTGCCCATCCCGACGCTCAAGGTCGGCGCACTCGGCACGCACAAGGCACTCGGCCTGGCCAAGGAGAAGAAGGCACGCTTCGTCATCGCCTCCACGTCCGAGGTCTATGGCGATCCCCTCGAGCATCCGCAGAAGGAAACCTACTGGGGCAACGTGAACCCTGTCGGTCCGCGCGGCGTGTACGACGAAGCCAAGCGCTTCGCCGAGGCCATGACGATGGCGTACCACCGGTATCACGGCGTGGATGCCAAGATCGTCCGCATCTTCAACACCTACGGCCCGAGGATGCGCGTCAACGACGGCCGATCGGTTCCGGCATTCATGAGCCAGGCGCTGCGCAACGAGCACGTCACCATCTTCGGCGACGGTTCGCAGACGCGCAGCTTCTGCTACGTGACCGACCTGGTCGACGGCATCCTCCGCCTGATGGATTCGGCCACCAACGAACCGGTCAACATCGGCAATCCGCACGAACTCACGATCAAGCAGATTGCCGAGACGATCATCAGGATGACGGGGTCCACGAGCCAGCTGGTCTACCGGCCGCTGCCCGAAGACGATCCGAAGGTGCGCCGCCCCGACATCACCAAGGCACGCACGCTGCTCGGGTGGGAGCCGAAGGTCTCGCTCGAGGACGGCCTCACCAGGACGATCGAGTACTTCAGAAAGAAAGTGCTCGGGTAG
- a CDS encoding glycosyltransferase family 2 protein gives MSSLRLSIVVVTYNAQADVLACLASIHANPPDRPWDLVVVDNQSDDGTPDAVATRWPDVSLVRLPENIGFAAANNVGIRATDGPLVLLLNSDTLVTAGQLEALCLALEREPLAAAAGPRLIDVDGRQELSFGPMISPLNETRQKLRGRMLTDGPGAVRHRIEADMARRQFVDWVSGACLLVHRTAADQVGLLDERYFMYCEDVDFCAGLRAMGHQILYAPDATVTHLRGRSRASAAAVTNRRYRDSQLAFYRKHHPRWARLLRWYLAARDVTGRTS, from the coding sequence GTGAGCTCGCTCAGGTTGTCCATCGTGGTCGTGACCTACAACGCGCAGGCCGACGTCCTCGCCTGCCTGGCGTCGATCCACGCCAATCCTCCGGACCGCCCCTGGGATCTGGTCGTCGTCGACAACCAGTCCGACGACGGCACGCCGGACGCGGTTGCGACCCGGTGGCCCGACGTGTCCCTGGTGCGACTGCCCGAGAACATCGGCTTTGCCGCCGCCAACAACGTCGGCATCCGCGCGACCGACGGTCCTCTCGTGCTGCTCCTCAACAGCGACACACTGGTCACGGCCGGCCAACTCGAGGCGCTGTGCCTCGCGCTCGAGCGCGAGCCCCTTGCCGCCGCGGCGGGTCCCCGCCTGATCGACGTCGACGGCCGGCAGGAGCTGTCGTTCGGGCCGATGATCTCCCCGCTGAACGAAACCCGCCAGAAGTTGCGTGGCCGAATGCTGACCGATGGGCCAGGTGCGGTGCGCCACCGGATCGAGGCCGACATGGCCCGGCGGCAATTCGTGGACTGGGTGAGCGGTGCGTGCCTGCTCGTGCACCGCACGGCCGCCGACCAGGTCGGGCTGCTCGACGAGCGCTACTTCATGTACTGCGAGGACGTGGACTTCTGCGCGGGCCTGCGCGCCATGGGCCACCAGATCCTGTATGCCCCGGACGCCACCGTGACGCACCTGCGCGGACGATCCCGCGCCTCGGCCGCCGCCGTGACCAACAGGCGCTACCGCGACAGCCAACTGGCCTTCTACCGCAAGCACCATCCGCGCTGGGCGCGCCTGCTGCGGTGGTACCTGGCTGCACGCGATGTCACGGGGCGGACGTCGTAG
- a CDS encoding UDP-glucose dehydrogenase family protein, with translation MKIAVVGTGYVGLVVGACFAENGNDVICVDTNVDKVKALKRGKIPIYEPGLEEVVKRNTAEKRLSFTTELAAAVKASDIVFIAVGTPEAEDGSADLKHVLGVARDIARAMDGYKVIVDKSTVPVGTSEKVREVMRKETRHPFSVVSNPEFLKQGAAVDDFLKPDRVVIGADDERGAALMTELYAPFTRTGAPVMVMDCASAELCKYAANAMLATRISFMNEVARVCELYGANVDQVRRAVASDNRIGPSFLFPGVGYGGSCFPKDVKAILKFSRDKGYDFRILDAVEDVNAQQKKKLLQMMKQRLRSLKGKTIGVWGLAFKPRTDDMREAPAITIIEGLLKAGATVQAYDPEAHETARRIFGNRITYARNAYEALKGADALALVTEWNEFREPDFARMKKRMNTPIIFDGRNIYKPEAIAAQGFTYYSIGR, from the coding sequence GTGAAGATTGCGGTCGTGGGCACGGGCTACGTCGGCCTGGTAGTCGGTGCGTGTTTTGCCGAGAACGGCAACGACGTCATTTGCGTCGACACCAATGTCGACAAGGTCAAGGCCCTCAAGCGCGGCAAGATCCCGATCTACGAGCCGGGCCTCGAGGAAGTCGTCAAGCGCAACACCGCCGAGAAGCGCCTCTCGTTCACGACAGAGCTGGCCGCGGCGGTCAAGGCCTCCGACATCGTCTTCATCGCCGTCGGCACCCCTGAAGCCGAAGACGGCTCTGCCGACCTCAAGCACGTGCTCGGCGTCGCCCGTGACATCGCCCGCGCGATGGACGGCTACAAGGTCATCGTCGACAAGAGCACCGTGCCGGTCGGGACCTCCGAGAAGGTGCGCGAGGTGATGCGCAAGGAAACTCGCCACCCCTTCAGCGTCGTCAGCAACCCGGAGTTCCTGAAGCAGGGCGCTGCCGTCGACGACTTCCTCAAACCCGACCGCGTGGTGATTGGCGCCGACGACGAGCGCGGCGCGGCACTGATGACCGAGCTGTACGCGCCGTTCACGCGGACCGGTGCGCCGGTCATGGTGATGGACTGCGCGAGCGCGGAACTGTGCAAGTACGCCGCCAATGCCATGTTGGCGACGCGGATTTCCTTCATGAACGAAGTGGCGCGCGTCTGCGAGCTGTATGGCGCCAACGTCGACCAGGTGCGGCGAGCAGTCGCGTCCGACAACCGCATCGGCCCGTCCTTCCTGTTCCCGGGCGTCGGCTACGGCGGCAGCTGCTTCCCGAAGGACGTCAAGGCGATCCTGAAGTTCTCCAGGGACAAGGGCTATGACTTCCGCATCCTCGACGCCGTGGAGGACGTCAACGCGCAGCAGAAGAAGAAGCTGCTGCAGATGATGAAGCAGCGTCTCCGATCGTTGAAGGGCAAGACGATCGGCGTGTGGGGCCTGGCGTTCAAGCCACGGACCGACGACATGCGGGAGGCGCCGGCGATCACGATCATCGAGGGACTGCTCAAGGCGGGGGCGACGGTCCAGGCCTACGACCCGGAGGCCCACGAGACCGCCCGGCGGATCTTCGGCAACCGCATCACGTATGCCAGGAACGCGTACGAGGCGCTCAAGGGCGCCGACGCACTGGCGCTCGTGACCGAGTGGAACGAGTTCCGCGAACCCGACTTCGCGCGGATGAAGAAGCGGATGAACACGCCGATCATCTTCGACGGCCGCAACATCTACAAGCCAGAGGCAATCGCGGCCCAGGGCTTCACGTACTACTCGATCGGACGCTGA
- a CDS encoding glycosyltransferase: protein MPAPPGHPGPDAPPSDPVGMAVTPALPAALAGVRVALVHDWLTGMRGGERVLEVLCETFPDASLHTLLHVPGSVSPVIERHVPQTSFLQRVPGIARLYRHLLPLYPLAIDGLDVGDAEVVISTSHCAAKSVPTRPGARHLCYCFTPVRYAWDQFDAYFGPERVGRTRSAVMRLLLDRFARWDQRTSIRPDRYVAISQYVARRIGRYYNRRSAVVYPPVDTMYFTPGTAPRDGFALVVSALVPYKRVDVAVAACRAVGVPLKVIGQGPDAPALARLGGPGVEFLGALPDNDVREMYRRAAMVLLPGEEDFGLVPVEAQACGTPIVALGRGGATETVANGGTGVLTGEGVDAFAAGIRRVLDEPPSPAACRAQAERFSTERFVQQLLDAVMDMRLAAPGAVRW from the coding sequence GTGCCCGCACCGCCCGGCCACCCGGGTCCGGACGCACCGCCCTCCGACCCGGTCGGCATGGCTGTCACGCCGGCGCTGCCGGCGGCGCTCGCTGGCGTTCGCGTCGCCCTGGTCCACGACTGGCTGACCGGCATGCGCGGCGGCGAGCGGGTCCTCGAGGTGCTGTGCGAGACGTTCCCCGACGCCTCGCTGCACACACTGCTGCACGTGCCGGGCAGCGTCTCCCCGGTCATCGAACGCCACGTCCCGCAGACCTCGTTCCTGCAGCGCGTGCCCGGCATCGCCCGCCTGTACCGTCATCTGCTGCCGCTGTACCCGCTGGCAATCGACGGGCTCGACGTCGGTGATGCCGAGGTCGTCATCTCGACCAGCCACTGCGCCGCCAAGTCGGTCCCCACCCGGCCCGGCGCCCGGCACCTCTGCTATTGCTTCACGCCGGTGCGGTACGCGTGGGATCAGTTCGACGCCTATTTCGGCCCGGAACGGGTCGGGCGGACACGTTCGGCGGTGATGCGGTTGCTGCTGGATCGGTTCGCCCGCTGGGACCAGCGCACGAGCATCCGACCGGACCGCTATGTGGCGATCTCTCAATATGTTGCACGGAGGATCGGGCGATACTATAATCGGCGATCGGCCGTGGTGTATCCGCCGGTGGATACGATGTATTTCACTCCCGGCACCGCGCCGCGGGACGGTTTCGCGCTCGTGGTTTCCGCCCTCGTGCCGTACAAGCGGGTCGACGTCGCCGTGGCTGCGTGCCGGGCGGTCGGCGTGCCGCTGAAGGTGATCGGTCAGGGTCCGGACGCGCCGGCGCTGGCCCGGTTGGGTGGACCCGGCGTGGAGTTCCTGGGCGCTCTTCCCGATAACGACGTACGGGAGATGTATCGTCGCGCGGCGATGGTGCTGTTGCCCGGCGAAGAGGATTTTGGCCTGGTGCCAGTGGAGGCGCAGGCGTGCGGGACCCCGATCGTGGCCCTGGGACGAGGGGGGGCCACCGAAACCGTCGCGAACGGCGGCACGGGCGTGTTGACCGGCGAAGGCGTGGACGCCTTTGCCGCGGGGATCCGGCGGGTGCTGGACGAGCCCCCGTCACCGGCTGCCTGCCGCGCGCAGGCAGAACGGTTTTCCACCGAGCGATTCGTGCAGCAACTCCTTGATGCCGTGATGGACATGCGACTGGCCGCCCCCGGGGCGGTGCGATGGTAA
- the galE gene encoding UDP-glucose 4-epimerase GalE codes for MAVLVTGGAGYIGSHTAKALLAGGREVVVLDDFTAGHRAACAALATIAAPGQLTVVEAAIGDSATVESTCRQHGVDASMHFAAWLSVAESVTDPAGYYRNNVTGSIGLFEGLSRAGVTRLIFSSTCATYGEPQRVPIDETHPQQPINAYGETKLAVERALPHFETAYGLRSIALRYFNAAGADPDGLLGEDHDPEIHIIPRAIFAATGTDTLKVFGEDYPTPDGTCLRDYIHVTDLADAHVRALESLEGGGPSARFNVGTGTPHSVKEVIDAVGRVSGRAVPYTVGPRRPGDPSTLYAANGAIRSALGWTPRYADLDAIVGTAWRWFEAHPNGYGD; via the coding sequence ATGGCCGTACTCGTCACCGGCGGGGCCGGGTACATCGGCAGTCACACCGCCAAGGCCCTCCTCGCCGGCGGTCGTGAGGTGGTGGTCCTCGACGACTTCACCGCGGGGCACCGAGCAGCGTGCGCGGCCCTCGCGACCATCGCGGCGCCCGGACAGCTGACGGTGGTCGAAGCCGCCATCGGCGACTCCGCCACGGTCGAGTCTACGTGCCGTCAGCATGGCGTGGACGCGTCGATGCACTTTGCGGCATGGCTCTCGGTGGCCGAGTCGGTCACCGATCCAGCTGGCTATTACCGCAACAACGTCACCGGTTCGATCGGCCTGTTCGAGGGCCTGAGCCGGGCCGGCGTCACCCGCCTGATCTTCTCGTCCACCTGTGCTACCTATGGCGAGCCGCAGCGGGTGCCGATCGACGAGACGCACCCGCAGCAGCCGATCAACGCCTATGGCGAGACCAAGCTCGCCGTCGAGCGGGCCCTGCCACATTTCGAGACGGCCTACGGGCTGCGCAGCATCGCCCTGCGCTACTTCAATGCCGCCGGCGCCGATCCGGACGGCCTGCTCGGCGAGGACCACGACCCGGAGATCCACATCATCCCGCGGGCTATTTTTGCCGCCACGGGCACCGATACGCTCAAGGTGTTCGGTGAGGATTACCCGACGCCCGACGGCACCTGCCTGCGTGACTACATCCACGTCACGGACCTGGCCGATGCACACGTCCGCGCCCTCGAGTCGCTCGAGGGAGGCGGCCCGTCGGCCCGCTTCAACGTGGGCACCGGTACGCCGCATTCCGTGAAGGAAGTCATCGACGCCGTCGGTCGCGTGTCGGGGCGAGCGGTGCCCTACACGGTTGGTCCCCGCCGGCCCGGCGACCCGTCGACGCTGTATGCCGCAAACGGGGCCATCCGCTCCGCGCTCGGCTGGACACCCCGGTATGCCGATCTCGATGCCATCGTGGGGACCGCGTGGCGCTGGTTCGAGGCCCACCCCAACGGATACGGCGATTGA
- a CDS encoding undecaprenyl-phosphate glucose phosphotransferase: MVRRYNRLLVVLHVAADSGAGVAAFLLAYWVRFHSGLIPVTKGYPPFVQYLWLAPLIGVLVPGAFHLHGLYRLRQGRSRIDDFFGVLVGSVLAVVLGVVSTLYVQTYYVPDQLKDRGVFEVSQLVWGLFLCFNVGLTCLTRVGVRDWMERRWRAGIGLKRVLVAGSGDLGRLVVDRILEHRELGLKVVGFVDDRAEGGAHLGYRGLPLLGTLEETPEILHREKIDHLYIALPLEEHVKMLGLVENANREIVEIRVVPDLLQIISLRARLEDLDGLPIINIHDVPLRGLNAVLKRTMDFVLASASLLVLAIPMGVLTLVIRLTSPGPALFRQERMGLDGKAFYVWKFRSMYDGAERNSGPVWAVEDDPRCTPIGQFLRRSNLDELPQLWNVLCGDMSLVGPRPERPFFVDQFKQRIPQYMLRHKVRAGLTGWAQVNGWRGNTSIEKRIEYDLYYIENWSLMLDLKIMWLTVIKGFFHKHAY, translated from the coding sequence ATGGTAAGGCGCTACAACCGCCTCCTGGTGGTGCTGCACGTGGCCGCCGACTCGGGCGCAGGCGTCGCTGCCTTCCTGCTCGCCTACTGGGTCCGCTTCCACTCCGGACTCATCCCAGTCACCAAGGGCTACCCACCCTTCGTGCAGTACCTGTGGCTCGCGCCGCTGATCGGCGTGCTCGTGCCAGGGGCCTTCCACCTGCATGGCCTCTACCGCCTCCGCCAGGGCCGCTCACGCATCGACGACTTCTTCGGTGTCCTGGTCGGCAGCGTCCTCGCTGTCGTCCTGGGAGTCGTCAGCACCCTGTACGTCCAGACCTACTACGTCCCCGATCAGTTGAAGGACCGGGGTGTGTTCGAGGTCAGCCAGCTGGTCTGGGGCCTCTTCCTGTGCTTCAACGTCGGCCTGACGTGCCTCACCCGGGTCGGCGTCCGCGACTGGATGGAGCGCCGGTGGCGCGCCGGCATCGGTCTCAAGCGCGTCTTGGTCGCCGGGTCGGGCGACCTGGGCCGGCTGGTCGTCGATCGTATCCTCGAACACCGCGAGCTCGGCCTGAAGGTGGTCGGCTTCGTGGACGACCGTGCCGAAGGCGGCGCCCACCTCGGATACCGTGGCCTGCCACTGCTCGGCACGCTCGAGGAGACGCCCGAGATCCTGCACCGCGAGAAGATCGACCACCTCTACATCGCGCTCCCGCTCGAAGAACACGTGAAGATGCTCGGCCTCGTGGAGAACGCCAACCGCGAGATCGTCGAAATCCGTGTCGTGCCTGACCTGCTGCAAATCATCTCGCTGCGCGCGCGCCTCGAGGATCTGGACGGCCTGCCGATCATCAACATCCACGACGTTCCCCTGCGCGGCCTGAACGCCGTGCTGAAACGGACGATGGATTTCGTGCTCGCGTCGGCGAGTCTGCTGGTGCTCGCCATCCCGATGGGCGTGCTCACGCTGGTGATCCGCCTCACCTCGCCGGGACCGGCGCTGTTCCGGCAGGAGCGCATGGGCCTGGACGGCAAGGCGTTCTACGTGTGGAAGTTCCGCTCGATGTACGACGGCGCCGAGCGCAACTCCGGCCCGGTCTGGGCGGTGGAGGACGACCCGCGCTGCACGCCGATCGGCCAGTTCCTGCGCCGCAGCAACCTCGACGAACTGCCGCAGCTCTGGAACGTGCTGTGCGGCGACATGTCGCTGGTCGGGCCGCGCCCGGAGCGACCGTTCTTCGTCGATCAGTTCAAGCAGCGCATCCCGCAGTACATGCTGCGCCACAAGGTCCGCGCCGGGCTGACCGGCTGGGCCCAGGTCAATGGCTGGCGCGGCAACACGTCCATCGAGAAGCGCATCGAGTACGACCTCTACTACATCGAGAACTGGTCGCTCATGCTGGACCTCAAGATCATGTGGCTCACCGTGATCAAGGGGTTCTTCCACAAGCACGCCTACTGA